A region from the Candidatus Electrothrix scaldis genome encodes:
- a CDS encoding MFS transporter, translated as MRKLGKQVWGWALYDWANSAFATTVMAGFFPIFFKQYWSYGADVNTSTAQLGFANAIASLIVAAMAPLLGAIADRGSAKKKLLLLFAYLGVLMTASLFFVQQGQWLWAVFIYSMGIIGFSGANIFYDSLLPSVSNKDNIDYISSLGFSLGYLGGGLLFLVNVLMTLYPHFFGLSDASAAVRWSFLTVALWWGGFALFTLFWVEEEKKVVESRSIMQAIKEGGQQFAGTFREIRHLKTIFLFLLAYWFYIDGVDTIVRMAVDYGLSLGFASNDLIISLLIVQFIGFPAALVFGKLGQSWGVRKSIFLGIGIYMVITVWGVMMETKYEFYILAGAIGLAQGGIQALSRSYYSRLIPADKPAEYYGFYNMLGKFAAILGPALMAIVGLIVRRTLMPPTPTPEQVESVGRIASRWGIGSILLLFLIGGILFYFVDEEKGKQEAARLTGGGSPSA; from the coding sequence ATGAGGAAGTTGGGAAAACAGGTCTGGGGATGGGCTTTATATGATTGGGCGAATTCTGCCTTCGCCACAACGGTTATGGCAGGCTTTTTCCCGATTTTTTTTAAGCAATACTGGAGTTACGGGGCAGATGTCAATACAAGTACGGCCCAGCTCGGTTTTGCCAATGCCATTGCCAGCCTGATTGTCGCGGCAATGGCCCCTTTGCTGGGGGCTATTGCGGACAGGGGGAGTGCGAAAAAAAAGCTCTTGTTGCTTTTCGCCTACCTTGGGGTTTTGATGACCGCCTCTTTGTTTTTTGTTCAACAGGGGCAATGGCTTTGGGCGGTTTTTATTTATTCTATGGGGATTATCGGCTTTTCAGGAGCTAATATCTTCTATGATTCTCTGCTGCCCAGTGTGTCGAACAAAGATAATATTGATTACATCTCCAGCCTTGGCTTCTCTCTGGGCTATTTAGGCGGTGGCCTGTTGTTCCTCGTCAACGTCCTTATGACCTTATATCCCCATTTCTTTGGTCTCAGCGATGCCAGCGCGGCCGTGCGTTGGTCCTTTCTGACCGTTGCTTTGTGGTGGGGTGGCTTTGCCCTGTTCACCCTTTTCTGGGTTGAGGAAGAAAAAAAAGTTGTGGAAAGTCGTTCTATCATGCAGGCGATCAAAGAAGGCGGGCAGCAATTTGCCGGGACATTCCGGGAGATTCGTCATTTGAAGACGATATTTCTTTTTCTCCTTGCCTACTGGTTCTATATCGATGGAGTGGATACCATCGTGCGAATGGCAGTGGACTATGGCTTGTCGCTGGGCTTTGCTTCAAACGATCTGATTATCTCTCTGCTCATTGTTCAGTTTATTGGTTTTCCGGCAGCGCTCGTGTTCGGTAAGCTTGGCCAGTCCTGGGGGGTACGGAAATCCATCTTCCTCGGGATCGGGATATACATGGTGATCACTGTCTGGGGGGTGATGATGGAGACCAAGTATGAGTTCTATATCCTGGCTGGGGCCATCGGTTTGGCCCAGGGCGGTATCCAGGCCCTGAGTCGTTCCTATTATTCACGCCTCATCCCTGCGGACAAGCCCGCAGAATACTATGGCTTCTATAATATGCTCGGAAAATTTGCCGCAATCTTGGGGCCCGCTTTGATGGCTATTGTTGGCCTTATTGTCCGCCGGACCCTTATGCCGCCGACTCCGACACCAGAGCAGGTTGAGTCTGTGGGCAGGATTGCCTCGCGCTGGGGAATCGGTTCTATCCTCTTGCTCTTTCTTATCGGGGGAATTTTATTTTACTTCGTTGATGAGGAAAAAGGAAAGCAAGAAGCTGCGCGTTTGACTGGTGGAGGTTCTCCATCGGCCTGA
- a CDS encoding serine hydrolase, whose protein sequence is MNRCSFLFITLLAPCVFTLSASNVQQAQATLPVLSNTAKKAPPAEKQLPSIAPTIKNTPQPVAITATATKKPVKGSKGSAEPICTIDTSSDGPIILGRKGSIASVKEKVAQVTCATEAPAARETKRPRLAAINKHITSKSAIILDAETGDTIFAKSPDNPRQPASTIKVLTGMIAIKRLKKNEKVEVSRHAEKMPRSKVYLSTQKQYKANDLINAVLLASANDASVALAEKIAGSEKDFAKLMTLHARLWGAKNTICRTASGLTAKGQQSTARDLAQIFRHAMQDREFAKRMKRTKIKTSYGKLLRNHNRALWQVNGALAGKTGYTNMARQTYVGQFQRGDDTIVVAIMGSETMWTDIKRLVEYGFKRKEQVRIAQLEKTKSES, encoded by the coding sequence ATGAATCGATGCTCTTTTTTATTTATCACGCTCTTGGCCCCGTGTGTCTTCACCCTGTCCGCTAGCAATGTACAGCAGGCACAGGCAACGCTTCCCGTTTTAAGCAACACAGCCAAAAAAGCGCCCCCTGCTGAAAAACAGCTTCCTTCCATAGCACCGACAATAAAAAATACTCCACAGCCTGTTGCTATAACTGCTACAGCAACCAAGAAACCTGTCAAAGGGAGCAAGGGAAGTGCTGAGCCCATCTGCACCATCGACACATCCTCGGATGGACCGATAATCCTTGGCAGGAAAGGGAGTATAGCCTCGGTAAAAGAAAAGGTTGCGCAGGTCACCTGTGCCACGGAGGCTCCGGCAGCCAGAGAAACCAAGCGACCTCGCCTTGCCGCCATCAACAAACATATCACCTCAAAAAGCGCCATTATCTTGGATGCAGAAACCGGAGATACGATTTTTGCCAAATCTCCTGATAATCCCCGGCAACCGGCATCAACCATTAAGGTACTGACAGGCATGATTGCCATCAAACGCCTGAAAAAGAATGAAAAAGTTGAGGTTAGTCGCCATGCGGAAAAAATGCCGCGCTCCAAGGTTTATTTAAGCACCCAAAAGCAATATAAGGCGAACGACCTGATCAATGCAGTTCTTCTGGCTTCGGCAAATGATGCCAGCGTTGCCTTGGCCGAGAAAATTGCTGGCAGTGAAAAGGATTTTGCTAAGCTCATGACCCTGCATGCCCGACTTTGGGGAGCAAAAAACACCATCTGCCGCACGGCATCCGGCCTGACAGCCAAGGGGCAGCAGTCCACAGCCCGTGATCTGGCCCAAATTTTCCGACACGCTATGCAGGACAGGGAATTTGCCAAGCGTATGAAGCGGACCAAGATCAAGACCTCATACGGCAAGCTTCTGCGCAACCATAACAGGGCTCTTTGGCAGGTTAACGGAGCGCTGGCAGGTAAGACCGGTTATACGAATATGGCTCGGCAAACCTATGTGGGGCAATTCCAACGCGGTGATGATACTATTGTTGTTGCCATCATGGGGAGTGAAACCATGTGGACAGACATCAAACGGCTGGTTGAATATGGCTTTAAGAGGAAGGAGCAGGTTAGAATCGCTCAACTCGAAAAAACAAAATCTGAGAGTTAG
- a CDS encoding DUF1566 domain-containing protein, with the protein MGLFNALNLEGNPTAVDWEMTPEYSFGTFESWGGRERVRSSNERIYYFFVDAWGETPKLCLMERGIKHAKVVAEIKAPAEMMQRCVQSQGKVALFERTHAINGELKQWLLDNIMESDDTSRVIPLKEEDQRDHLGATGLPGSEEPLPEDLPARILLPSTTLEFVEEEADKMIKEYNFTDQKRNPDGLFRNYLVDNGDGLTVTDVTTGLMWQRGGLDIMSHRMLRKEIEQINAQGFAGHNDWRMPTLPEAMSLLEQELNAKGLYLHPAFSADQPFIMVDSERRPGGQWFVDCKQGSAYWSSGTIPGGFGRLCRKA; encoded by the coding sequence ATGGGGCTTTTCAATGCATTGAATCTGGAAGGAAATCCGACTGCCGTAGACTGGGAAATGACACCGGAATACAGCTTCGGCACCTTTGAGAGTTGGGGTGGCCGAGAAAGAGTTCGCAGCAGCAACGAACGGATCTATTATTTTTTCGTTGATGCCTGGGGCGAAACGCCAAAGCTCTGCCTGATGGAGCGGGGAATCAAGCACGCCAAAGTTGTGGCGGAGATAAAAGCTCCTGCTGAGATGATGCAACGTTGCGTGCAATCACAGGGCAAAGTGGCGCTTTTTGAGCGTACCCATGCCATTAACGGGGAATTGAAGCAGTGGCTGCTTGATAATATCATGGAGTCTGATGATACTTCACGGGTTATTCCTCTGAAAGAGGAAGATCAGCGGGATCATCTAGGGGCCACAGGTCTTCCTGGGAGTGAGGAGCCGCTCCCTGAGGATCTTCCGGCGCGTATTCTTCTGCCTTCCACGACCCTTGAGTTTGTGGAGGAAGAGGCGGACAAGATGATCAAAGAGTATAATTTCACTGATCAGAAGCGAAATCCCGATGGGCTGTTCAGGAATTATTTAGTAGATAACGGTGATGGCTTAACAGTGACCGATGTGACCACTGGCCTGATGTGGCAGCGTGGAGGGTTGGATATCATGAGTCATCGCATGTTGAGAAAGGAAATAGAGCAAATCAATGCTCAGGGCTTTGCCGGGCATAATGACTGGAGAATGCCGACCCTGCCCGAGGCCATGTCGCTTCTGGAGCAGGAGCTCAATGCCAAGGGACTCTATCTTCATCCTGCCTTTTCCGCAGATCAGCCTTTTATTATGGTGGATAGCGAACGGAGACCGGGTGGACAATGGTTTGTTGATTGTAAACAAGGCAGTGCTTATTGGTCCTCGGGAACGATTCCCGGCGGTTTTGGTCGGCTTTGTCGTAAGGCCTAA
- the glgX gene encoding glycogen debranching protein GlgX, which produces MKINFPTLSGSPQPLGATITPTGINFALFSRHAEKVVLVLGVRDSCDSTRFEIPLDPQLHKTGDIWHIHVSGLPSYLRYGYRLSGPMEPSTSGLAYDDTLIMLDPYAKEVRSPRWGQDRTCIHHQTCGLIPLNAYDWEEDRPLNIPLQDTVIYEMHVRGFTKHPSSQCSFPGTFKGVCEKIDYMKALGITAVELMPVTEFDETECTFRNPVSNERLRNFWGYSPLSFFAPKASYSSDSAHPLQEFRDMVKTLHRAGIEVILDIVFNHTSEGGWDGPTTSFRGIDNPIYYLLDSQTKEYLNFSGCGNTCNCNHPIVRNLIMDALHWWVVEMHVDGFRFDLASILGRDQYGHVLSNPPVVEMIAEDPILANTKIIAEAWDAAGLYQVGHFSSHHRWAEWNGRFRDDVRMFMNGTPGMVSALATRIAGSSDLYQHNGRRPCNSINFITSHDGFTLADLVSYNEKQNMANGEDNRDGDNNNLSWDSGFPGPTDNPAILAFRRRRMKTMATILFLSQGVPMLVAGDEFGQTQQGNNNAWCQDNELSWLNWNLAEKNKGQVRFFSKLIQLRKKHAIFRRVHFFEANNQETAPMSQTIHWQALEPGTEDWSEHIHTLSFLLRGAAIDDGDNDNFFIMLNGHPKQEAVFTLPETHSEEPSCIWKKIIDTSQEAPADIFDLEKARTVAVGSQIKVAAMGCIILQTAVVRQAKRQMKKKRRR; this is translated from the coding sequence ATGAAAATCAATTTCCCTACGCTTTCCGGCTCACCGCAGCCGCTCGGGGCAACAATAACCCCCACAGGCATTAACTTTGCCCTTTTTTCCCGCCATGCAGAAAAAGTTGTCTTAGTACTGGGTGTCAGAGATTCCTGCGATTCCACCCGGTTTGAAATCCCCCTGGATCCACAACTGCATAAGACAGGAGATATCTGGCATATCCACGTCAGTGGCCTGCCCTCTTACCTACGCTACGGTTACAGGCTCTCCGGCCCGATGGAACCCTCTACCAGCGGATTGGCCTATGATGACACCCTGATCATGCTTGATCCCTATGCCAAGGAGGTGCGCTCACCGCGTTGGGGCCAGGACCGCACCTGTATTCATCATCAGACCTGTGGCCTAATTCCTCTCAACGCCTATGATTGGGAAGAAGACCGCCCTTTGAACATTCCCTTGCAGGATACTGTCATCTACGAGATGCATGTCCGTGGTTTTACCAAGCATCCTTCATCGCAATGCAGCTTCCCAGGAACCTTTAAAGGAGTTTGCGAAAAAATTGACTATATGAAGGCCTTAGGCATCACAGCTGTGGAACTCATGCCGGTAACAGAGTTCGATGAAACCGAATGCACTTTTCGCAATCCAGTAAGCAATGAACGGCTCCGTAACTTCTGGGGCTACAGCCCACTTTCCTTTTTTGCCCCTAAGGCCTCCTATTCTTCAGACAGCGCCCATCCTTTGCAGGAATTCCGTGACATGGTCAAAACCTTGCACCGGGCCGGTATAGAGGTAATACTTGATATCGTCTTCAACCATACCTCTGAGGGAGGATGGGATGGCCCCACCACCTCCTTTCGCGGCATTGATAACCCTATCTATTACCTCCTTGACTCGCAGACCAAAGAATATCTTAATTTTTCCGGCTGTGGCAATACCTGTAACTGCAACCATCCTATTGTCCGCAATCTGATTATGGATGCCCTGCACTGGTGGGTCGTGGAAATGCATGTGGATGGATTCCGGTTTGACCTTGCCTCAATTCTTGGTCGTGACCAGTACGGCCATGTCCTTAGTAATCCTCCGGTGGTAGAGATGATTGCCGAGGACCCTATCTTGGCAAATACAAAAATAATCGCGGAGGCTTGGGATGCGGCAGGTCTGTACCAGGTGGGCCATTTTTCGTCCCACCATCGCTGGGCAGAGTGGAACGGCAGATTTCGGGATGATGTGCGCATGTTTATGAACGGCACCCCAGGCATGGTGTCCGCCCTGGCCACCCGAATTGCAGGCAGTTCAGACCTGTATCAGCATAATGGACGCAGGCCCTGCAATTCCATCAACTTTATCACCAGTCATGATGGATTCACCCTGGCTGATCTTGTCAGCTATAATGAAAAGCAAAATATGGCAAATGGAGAAGATAATCGGGATGGAGATAATAATAATCTGAGCTGGGATTCAGGGTTTCCTGGACCGACCGATAATCCGGCAATCCTGGCTTTCCGTCGCCGTCGCATGAAGACAATGGCGACCATCCTCTTCCTTTCCCAGGGCGTACCGATGCTGGTGGCTGGTGACGAATTCGGCCAGACCCAGCAGGGGAATAATAATGCCTGGTGTCAGGATAATGAACTCAGTTGGCTCAACTGGAATCTTGCCGAAAAAAACAAGGGTCAGGTCCGTTTTTTCAGCAAACTCATTCAGCTCCGAAAAAAACACGCCATCTTTCGTCGGGTGCATTTCTTTGAGGCCAATAATCAGGAGACAGCGCCTATGAGCCAGACAATCCACTGGCAGGCCCTGGAACCCGGCACGGAAGATTGGTCTGAGCACATCCATACCCTTTCCTTTCTCCTGAGAGGGGCGGCTATTGACGACGGCGATAATGATAATTTTTTTATTATGCTGAACGGCCACCCTAAGCAGGAGGCTGTCTTCACGCTCCCAGAAACGCATTCTGAAGAACCATCCTGCATCTGGAAGAAAATAATTGATACCAGTCAGGAAGCGCCTGCTGACATTTTTGACCTTGAAAAAGCCCGTACCGTTGCAGTGGGAAGTCAGATCAAGGTAGCAGCTATGGGATGTATAATCCTGCAAACAGCCGTTGTTCGCCAAGCAAAGAGACAGATGAAGAAAAAAAGGAGAAGGTAG
- the gyrB gene encoding DNA topoisomerase (ATP-hydrolyzing) subunit B, with product MSEQEKASYGAEQIKVLDGLEAVRKRPAMYIGNTAEEGLHHLIYEVVDNSIDEALAGHCDRIRVVIRDNGGVSVEDNGRGIPVDKHPTEDMTALELVMTTLHAGGKFDHSSYKVSGGLHGVGVSVVNALSTAVTAEIKRNGSVYRQTYEYGDRTSELEVIGTSEETGTTITFQPDPTIFTETVVFKYETVRNRLRELAFLNRGIRIFLKDERSGAEDEFHFEGGIVEYVEYLNRRRTAIHPTPIFIEGEKDQVQVEVSLQYFDGYSERLASFVNNINTREGGSHVAGFRAALTKCINKYATDDVVPKNLRAKMGGDDVREGLTAIVSVRVPNPQFEGQTKTKLGNAEVKSIVSTVCHEKLSAYLEENPQVAKQILSKAVDAARAREAAKRARDLSRKKGGTSVMMAGKLAECQSKNPEERELFIVEGDSAGGSAKQGRDRSIQAILPLRGKIMNVEKARFDKILDSEEIKQLIASLGTGIGREEFDEEKLRYHKIIIMTDADVDGAHIRTLLLTFFYRQMLPLVEKGYVYIGQPPLYRLGRGKKEQYFINDDALNNYLYDQAAQSILIRRENGEEIQGQVLVNILKKLTFFGRVNSFLERMNIQEKLTVFLLENDVHSADQFQDKAFLEGLLEKLAPLDAVVGDIRVCRWRPSCYETDVAFRGQGHTRITLGPNIPLIPEYRHALDLYPEIKDYISGSFMITKTSSTGLEKEIQADTWHDLIRLVREETFKGSHLQRYKGLGEMNPEQLWETTMNPENRTLLQVKIEDAESADDLFVTLMGDKVEPRREFIQNHALEVAELDV from the coding sequence GTGAGCGAGCAGGAGAAGGCGTCCTACGGGGCGGAGCAGATTAAGGTCCTTGATGGGCTGGAGGCCGTGCGTAAGCGTCCGGCTATGTATATCGGTAACACTGCCGAAGAAGGTCTGCATCATCTGATTTACGAGGTGGTGGACAACTCCATTGATGAGGCCTTAGCCGGTCATTGTGATCGTATCCGGGTGGTTATCCGAGACAATGGTGGTGTTTCTGTCGAGGATAACGGGCGTGGTATTCCTGTGGATAAACATCCCACAGAGGATATGACCGCCTTAGAACTGGTTATGACAACCCTGCATGCAGGCGGTAAATTTGACCATTCCTCGTACAAGGTTTCTGGTGGTTTACACGGGGTTGGTGTTTCCGTGGTCAATGCCCTGAGTACGGCAGTCACCGCTGAGATTAAACGTAACGGGAGTGTCTATCGGCAGACCTATGAGTATGGTGACAGAACCAGCGAGCTGGAGGTTATCGGTACCAGCGAGGAAACAGGAACTACTATTACCTTTCAGCCGGACCCGACGATTTTTACTGAAACCGTTGTTTTTAAATATGAGACAGTGCGTAACCGTCTCCGCGAACTTGCTTTCCTGAATCGGGGGATCAGAATTTTCCTCAAGGACGAGCGGAGTGGGGCTGAGGACGAGTTTCATTTTGAAGGCGGGATTGTGGAGTACGTAGAGTACCTGAACCGCAGGCGGACCGCTATTCATCCAACCCCCATTTTTATTGAAGGAGAAAAGGATCAGGTCCAGGTTGAGGTCTCTCTCCAGTATTTTGATGGCTATTCTGAGCGTCTTGCCTCCTTTGTTAATAATATTAACACGAGAGAGGGTGGTTCCCATGTTGCGGGATTTCGGGCTGCGCTGACTAAATGTATCAATAAGTACGCCACAGATGATGTCGTACCGAAAAACCTGCGAGCCAAAATGGGCGGTGATGATGTCCGGGAAGGATTGACGGCCATTGTTTCAGTGCGGGTTCCTAATCCCCAGTTTGAGGGCCAGACCAAGACGAAGCTGGGCAATGCTGAAGTCAAGTCCATTGTCTCCACCGTCTGTCATGAAAAACTGAGCGCCTACCTGGAGGAAAATCCCCAAGTTGCTAAGCAGATCCTCAGCAAGGCTGTTGATGCGGCCCGGGCTCGGGAAGCGGCAAAAAGGGCGAGGGACCTTTCCCGGAAAAAGGGCGGCACCTCGGTGATGATGGCTGGTAAATTAGCAGAATGTCAGTCCAAGAACCCGGAAGAACGGGAGCTCTTTATTGTGGAGGGTGATTCTGCGGGTGGTTCTGCCAAACAGGGGAGGGACCGCTCTATTCAGGCCATCCTGCCCTTGCGCGGTAAAATCATGAACGTGGAAAAGGCCCGTTTTGATAAAATTCTTGATTCCGAGGAGATCAAACAGCTGATCGCCTCCCTGGGGACTGGTATTGGCCGGGAAGAATTTGATGAGGAAAAACTCCGTTATCACAAGATCATCATTATGACCGATGCGGATGTGGACGGTGCCCATATCAGGACCCTTCTGCTTACCTTTTTTTATCGCCAAATGCTTCCCCTGGTGGAAAAGGGCTATGTCTATATTGGTCAGCCTCCCCTGTACCGTTTAGGACGGGGGAAAAAGGAGCAGTACTTTATTAATGATGATGCCCTGAATAACTATCTTTACGATCAGGCAGCTCAGTCCATCCTGATTCGTCGGGAAAACGGCGAAGAGATTCAGGGGCAGGTCCTGGTTAATATACTCAAAAAATTAACTTTCTTTGGTCGTGTTAACAGTTTTCTGGAACGGATGAACATTCAGGAAAAGCTGACCGTTTTTCTGCTGGAAAACGATGTGCATTCTGCAGATCAGTTTCAGGACAAGGCCTTTCTGGAAGGCTTGTTGGAAAAATTGGCTCCGTTGGATGCGGTTGTTGGAGACATCCGTGTTTGTCGTTGGCGTCCAAGCTGTTATGAGACGGATGTTGCCTTTCGCGGCCAGGGGCATACCAGGATAACTCTCGGTCCCAACATTCCCCTTATTCCCGAGTATCGTCATGCCCTTGATCTGTATCCAGAGATTAAGGACTACATCTCCGGGAGCTTTATGATCACCAAGACTTCAAGCACCGGACTGGAAAAGGAAATTCAGGCCGATACCTGGCATGACCTGATTCGTTTGGTGCGGGAAGAGACCTTTAAGGGTAGCCATCTGCAACGCTATAAAGGTCTTGGTGAGATGAATCCTGAGCAGTTATGGGAAACCACCATGAATCCTGAAAATCGTACCCTCTTGCAGGTGAAGATTGAGGATGCTGAATCTGCTGATGATCTCTTTGTTACCCTGATGGGTGATAAGGTTGAGCCGCGACGGGAATTCATTCAAAATCACGCGTTAGAAGTCGCTGAGCTGGACGTGTGA
- a CDS encoding glycosyltransferase family A protein has product MISVIIPTYNRADFIEQALESILNQSLPCGEILVVDDGSTDATRDIVLEISQGAQVPIRYLYQENKGASAARNQGIAAARSDLLCFLDSDDRWAPRKLELQLKAMEQEPHYLISHTRETWYRQGKQVNQKKKHAPPHGEIFNRSLRMCVVGMSTVMIRRELFSRYGLFDEDMLCCEDYDLWLRVSRKEPFLLVDDALTLKDGGRPDQLSAIHRLGMDTWRIRSLCQLLKNGQLTTEQHEHTFQELERKCRIYGKGCIKHGREEEGEEYLGLPDQFRSELFGG; this is encoded by the coding sequence ATGATTTCTGTTATTATTCCCACCTATAATCGGGCTGATTTTATTGAGCAAGCTTTGGAGTCTATACTGAATCAAAGCCTGCCCTGCGGAGAGATTCTGGTTGTTGATGACGGTTCCACAGATGCAACCCGAGATATCGTGCTGGAGATCAGTCAGGGTGCGCAGGTGCCGATCCGTTATCTGTATCAGGAAAACAAGGGGGCATCGGCAGCACGTAACCAAGGGATTGCTGCGGCCCGCTCTGATTTGCTTTGTTTTCTTGACTCTGATGATCGTTGGGCTCCCCGTAAGCTGGAGCTTCAGCTGAAGGCTATGGAGCAAGAGCCGCATTACCTTATCTCCCACACCAGGGAGACTTGGTATCGGCAGGGAAAACAGGTGAATCAGAAAAAGAAACATGCCCCTCCACACGGAGAGATTTTTAATCGTTCTCTACGGATGTGCGTGGTTGGTATGTCAACGGTTATGATTCGACGGGAGCTGTTTAGCCGCTATGGTCTGTTTGATGAAGATATGCTCTGCTGCGAAGATTATGACCTCTGGCTGCGGGTGAGCAGAAAGGAACCTTTTTTGTTAGTTGATGACGCCTTGACCTTGAAGGATGGAGGGCGACCAGATCAGCTTTCCGCCATCCATCGTCTCGGGATGGATACCTGGCGTATACGCTCGCTTTGTCAGTTGCTCAAAAATGGGCAGCTCACTACCGAACAGCATGAGCATACTTTTCAGGAGTTAGAAAGAAAATGCAGGATCTATGGTAAGGGCTGCATAAAGCATGGGCGAGAAGAGGAAGGAGAGGAATATTTGGGGCTGCCGGATCAGTTTAGGTCGGAGTTATTTGGAGGATGA
- the trpD gene encoding anthranilate phosphoribosyltransferase: MANEKLLKDFGANIQRLINGGNLSREETYAMFCQVLGNEQPDLQQGAFLAALVSKGETIEEIAGAWQAIVEKDTVAVSLDVTEPIVENSGTGMDSLKTFNVSSAAAIVAAACGAKVARHGSRALTSFCGAVDILEAVGLDVECDPQTVVQSIQEVGIGLFNGMSPKIHPFGLGRILSQIRFGTTLNIAASLANPARPTHGLRGVYAESLLGPVAEVMASIGYHRGVVVHGQAIGQQGGMDELSVCGPTKVCEFTGNGEVKEYSLQPEDLGIRKVPFVEIAALGNLQKERRRFLTVLTGKGEKSCMDFTCLNAGATLYAGELAKSIEEGVGLASAAIADGSALAKLKTWVATQARDGKGTARLEQELAAL, translated from the coding sequence ATGGCGAATGAGAAATTACTCAAGGATTTTGGTGCCAATATCCAGCGCTTGATCAATGGGGGGAATCTCAGTCGAGAGGAAACCTATGCGATGTTTTGTCAGGTGCTCGGCAATGAGCAGCCTGATCTCCAGCAGGGGGCCTTTCTTGCCGCTTTGGTGAGTAAGGGCGAGACGATCGAGGAAATTGCCGGAGCCTGGCAGGCCATTGTTGAGAAGGATACGGTTGCGGTCTCTCTTGATGTAACCGAGCCGATCGTGGAAAACTCCGGCACAGGTATGGATTCCTTAAAGACTTTTAATGTCAGCAGTGCTGCTGCCATCGTTGCCGCAGCCTGTGGGGCTAAGGTGGCTCGCCACGGTTCCCGGGCCCTGACCTCGTTTTGCGGTGCCGTGGATATACTGGAAGCAGTGGGCCTGGATGTGGAGTGTGATCCCCAGACCGTGGTGCAGAGTATCCAGGAGGTCGGGATAGGCCTGTTCAACGGCATGAGTCCGAAGATCCACCCCTTTGGCCTGGGGCGTATCCTTAGTCAGATTCGTTTTGGAACCACCTTGAATATTGCTGCTTCTCTGGCCAATCCGGCCCGACCCACTCATGGACTGCGGGGCGTCTATGCTGAATCGCTGCTTGGCCCGGTCGCGGAGGTCATGGCCTCTATCGGGTATCATCGTGGTGTAGTGGTGCATGGTCAGGCCATTGGTCAGCAGGGTGGCATGGATGAGCTGTCGGTCTGTGGTCCTACCAAGGTCTGTGAGTTCACAGGGAATGGGGAGGTTAAGGAGTACAGCCTGCAACCAGAAGATCTGGGGATACGAAAAGTCCCCTTTGTCGAGATTGCTGCCCTGGGGAATCTGCAAAAAGAGCGGAGGCGTTTTCTGACCGTCCTTACCGGCAAAGGAGAAAAGAGTTGTATGGATTTTACCTGCCTGAATGCCGGTGCTACCCTTTATGCAGGCGAGCTGGCAAAGAGTATCGAAGAAGGCGTTGGCCTGGCTTCAGCTGCCATTGCAGACGGATCAGCCCTGGCCAAATTAAAGACCTGGGTTGCAACCCAGGCCCGTGATGGAAAAGGAACTGCTCGCCTTGAGCAGGAGCTTGCCGCTTTGTAG